The following proteins come from a genomic window of Solwaraspora sp. WMMA2065:
- a CDS encoding DEDD exonuclease domain-containing protein, translating into MLSAGQGGPLSTGADRSLRETTFVVLDLETTGGAPDGGGITEIGAVKVRGGEELGVFATLVNPGRPVPPFITVLTGITEAMLVPAPPIEQVLPSLLEFLGDAVLVAHNAPYDVGFLKAACARHGYPWPAPTVLDTAALARRVLTRDEVPNRKLGTLAGYFRTPRRPTHRALADAQATVDVLHGLIARLGGHQVTSIGDAVEFSRAVSDVQRRKRHLADGLPRSPGVYIFRAADDRPLYVGTSGDVATRVRSYFTAAERRARMSEMLAAATRVDAVECAHRLEAEVRELRLIAAHAPPYNRRSKYPERVVWLKVTDEVYPRLSTVRAISPADTTVLGPFASRRAAELAAAGIHDALPLRQCTHRLSARTRTPACALAELGRCPAPCEHRIDPQQYAELAVAPLRTALETDPQPLVDTLLARIDRLAAAQRFEEAAVVRGRLAAFLRATVRMQRLTALTRIAELVAARRAGHGGWELAIVRHGRLAAAGVSPPRQHPRATIDLLCATAETVPAGHGPVPRASAAESERILSWLEPEQTRLVRVSGDWASPAGGAGRFHYLLVKAEEAARTTAGVDEADQRLDRSITRK; encoded by the coding sequence CTGCTGTCAGCCGGACAGGGCGGGCCGCTGTCGACCGGCGCGGACCGGTCGCTACGGGAGACCACCTTCGTCGTGCTGGATCTGGAGACCACCGGCGGCGCGCCGGACGGTGGCGGCATCACCGAGATCGGCGCGGTGAAGGTGCGCGGCGGCGAGGAGCTCGGCGTCTTCGCCACGCTGGTCAACCCGGGCCGACCGGTGCCGCCGTTCATCACCGTGCTCACCGGCATCACCGAGGCGATGCTCGTTCCCGCGCCGCCGATCGAGCAGGTGCTGCCCAGCCTGCTGGAGTTTCTCGGTGACGCGGTGCTGGTGGCGCACAACGCGCCGTACGACGTGGGTTTCCTCAAGGCCGCGTGCGCCCGGCACGGCTATCCCTGGCCGGCGCCGACGGTGCTGGACACCGCGGCCCTCGCCCGCCGGGTGCTGACCCGCGACGAGGTGCCCAACCGCAAGCTCGGCACTCTCGCCGGCTACTTCCGCACCCCTCGGCGGCCCACCCACCGGGCCCTGGCCGACGCCCAGGCGACGGTGGACGTGCTGCACGGGCTGATCGCCCGGCTCGGCGGGCACCAGGTGACGAGCATCGGCGACGCGGTCGAATTCAGCCGCGCGGTCAGCGACGTCCAGCGACGCAAGCGGCACCTCGCCGACGGGTTGCCCCGCTCCCCCGGGGTGTACATCTTCCGGGCGGCCGACGACCGGCCGCTGTACGTCGGCACCTCCGGCGACGTCGCCACCCGGGTACGCAGCTACTTCACCGCCGCCGAGCGGCGGGCGCGGATGTCCGAGATGCTGGCCGCGGCGACGCGGGTCGACGCGGTCGAGTGCGCCCATCGGTTGGAGGCCGAGGTACGTGAGCTGCGGCTGATCGCCGCCCACGCGCCGCCGTACAACCGCCGGTCGAAGTATCCGGAGCGGGTGGTCTGGTTGAAGGTCACCGACGAGGTCTATCCACGGCTGTCCACGGTCCGGGCGATCTCACCGGCCGACACCACCGTGCTCGGGCCGTTCGCCTCCCGCCGGGCGGCCGAGCTGGCCGCCGCCGGCATCCACGACGCGCTGCCGCTGCGTCAGTGCACCCACCGGTTGTCCGCCCGGACCCGGACCCCGGCCTGCGCGCTGGCTGAGCTTGGTCGTTGTCCGGCACCGTGCGAGCACCGGATCGACCCGCAGCAGTACGCCGAACTCGCCGTCGCCCCGCTGCGGACGGCACTCGAGACCGACCCGCAGCCACTGGTCGACACGTTGCTCGCCCGGATCGACCGGCTCGCCGCCGCGCAGCGGTTCGAGGAGGCGGCGGTGGTCCGGGGCCGGTTGGCCGCATTCCTGCGGGCGACCGTCCGAATGCAGCGGTTGACCGCACTGACCAGGATCGCCGAGCTGGTCGCGGCGCGACGGGCCGGGCACGGTGGCTGGGAGCTGGCGATCGTCCGGCACGGTCGGCTCGCCGCTGCCGGCGTGTCGCCGCCACGGCAGCACCCCCGGGCCACCATCGACCTGCTGTGCGCCACCGCGGAGACGGTGCCGGCCGGGCACGGCCCGGTGCCCCGGGCCAGCGCGGCCGAGAGCGAGCGGATCCTGTCCTGGCTGGAGCCGGAACAGACCCGGCTGGTCAGGGTGAGCGGGGACTGGGCCTCACCGGCCGGCGGCGCCGGCCGATTCCATTATCTGCTGGTCAAGGCCGAGGAAGCCGCCCGGACGACGGCCGGGGTCGACGAAGCAGACCAAAGACTCGACCGATCGATCACCCGCAAGTAG
- a CDS encoding M48 family metalloprotease encodes MTPRAWALVTFVVLGVAVVVAAAVLVPWHRPPVPRADQLAALRELPVDQVERGRALRAALRPGRYGAMLVGLLAALLLGFTPVGARLVLVAGRPFGDHWVAQALLGGLLVVFLADLLTLPFAAWRHRILTEHGLATQGWAGWGVDLVRSYAVGAVIATVALLGFYTVVRLAPRWWWALAATGAAALVVLLSFVLPVLVEPVFNKFTPMPAGPVRTQLLELAERDGVAVRDVLVADASRRTRAVNAYVSGFGPTRRIVVYDNLLREAPPAELAAVVAHELGHARARDVLTGTLLGALGAAAAVVGLYLLGGWRPVLRAAGVADIAEPRAIALLLAVVTLVGLAATPVQALVSRRVEVRADAHALTLHGDPAAYAAVHRRLSAINLADPDPPRWEYLYSATHPSTVERIAAARRYADRAGR; translated from the coding sequence ATGACGCCTCGCGCATGGGCGCTGGTGACCTTCGTCGTCCTGGGGGTGGCGGTCGTCGTCGCGGCGGCCGTGCTGGTGCCGTGGCACCGGCCGCCGGTGCCCCGCGCCGATCAGCTCGCCGCCCTGCGTGAGCTGCCCGTCGACCAGGTCGAGCGGGGGAGGGCCCTGCGGGCGGCGCTGCGTCCCGGTCGCTACGGCGCGATGCTGGTCGGCCTGCTGGCGGCGCTGCTGCTCGGGTTCACCCCGGTCGGTGCCCGGCTGGTGTTGGTCGCCGGCCGGCCGTTCGGCGACCACTGGGTCGCCCAGGCGCTGCTCGGCGGGCTGCTCGTGGTGTTCCTGGCCGACCTGCTGACCCTGCCGTTCGCCGCCTGGCGGCACCGGATCCTGACCGAGCACGGACTGGCCACCCAGGGCTGGGCCGGCTGGGGAGTGGACCTGGTCCGGTCGTACGCGGTCGGCGCGGTCATCGCGACGGTGGCCCTGCTCGGCTTCTACACCGTCGTCCGGCTCGCCCCCCGCTGGTGGTGGGCGCTGGCCGCGACCGGCGCGGCCGCCCTGGTGGTGCTGCTGTCGTTCGTCCTGCCGGTGCTGGTCGAGCCGGTGTTCAACAAGTTCACCCCGATGCCGGCCGGTCCGGTGCGCACGCAACTGCTGGAGCTGGCGGAACGCGACGGTGTCGCGGTGCGGGACGTGCTGGTCGCCGACGCGTCCCGGCGCACCCGCGCGGTCAACGCCTACGTGTCCGGGTTCGGTCCCACCCGGCGGATCGTCGTCTACGACAACCTGCTGCGCGAGGCGCCCCCGGCGGAGCTGGCCGCCGTGGTCGCCCATGAACTGGGCCACGCCCGCGCGCGCGACGTGCTGACCGGCACTCTGTTGGGCGCGCTCGGTGCCGCCGCAGCCGTGGTCGGGCTGTACCTGCTCGGCGGCTGGCGGCCGGTGCTGCGGGCGGCCGGCGTCGCGGACATCGCCGAGCCGAGGGCGATCGCCCTGCTGCTGGCGGTGGTCACGCTGGTCGGCCTGGCGGCGACACCGGTGCAGGCACTGGTGTCGCGCCGGGTCGAGGTCCGCGCTGACGCGCACGCGCTGACGCTGCACGGTGATCCGGCGGCGTACGCGGCGGTGCACCGCCGGCTGTCCGCGATCAATCTCGCCGATCCGGATCCGCCCCGCTGGGAGTACCTCTACTCCGCCACGCACCCGTCGACAGTGGAACGAATCGCGGCGGCCCGCAGGTACGCCGACCGGGCGGGCCGATGA
- a CDS encoding NYN domain-containing protein, producing the protein MAAPDPTDARPEGAAPTTGALPPSADQPAGGPPAEPVLPEPVRSRIVVLAAAALPEIPTDEMPPPLRKVAKFAPNRRARYGAAAIAAALTNDPSLRQRVAARALAETGELGAAVSEGVSPAAADPVEVAALAYLMRPAGWRELVDAAGAAVRAEADRAAVAELIRDAEARANRAEHDRTVARVEVEKLRDELARVREELGQLREESRQLSRTLREAQAQQRRANELLATERGRAARAAADHDAELRRLRAKLADAELTAGTARQSAKEARAVDDARLWLLLETIGQAAQGLRRELALDPADRLPADYVADAFTDRPAAATSTRARDTDDPARLDDLLALPRAHLVVDGYNVTKRGFGEMPLEQQRKRLITGLGGIAAQTGDEVTVVFDGAERMHGLPPAPRGVRVLFSRKGETADELIRRLVRAEPSGRVIVVVSSDREVADGVRRHGAYPMGADSLLRRLARS; encoded by the coding sequence ATGGCCGCACCGGATCCGACCGACGCTCGTCCCGAGGGGGCGGCGCCGACGACCGGCGCCCTGCCCCCGTCCGCCGACCAGCCGGCCGGTGGTCCACCCGCCGAGCCGGTGCTGCCCGAGCCGGTGCGGTCGCGCATCGTCGTGCTCGCCGCCGCCGCGCTGCCCGAGATCCCGACCGACGAGATGCCGCCTCCGTTGCGCAAGGTCGCCAAGTTCGCGCCGAACCGGCGGGCCCGCTACGGTGCCGCGGCGATCGCGGCGGCGCTCACCAACGATCCGTCACTGCGGCAGCGGGTGGCCGCCCGCGCGCTGGCCGAGACCGGCGAACTGGGTGCGGCGGTCAGCGAAGGTGTCTCACCCGCGGCGGCGGACCCGGTCGAGGTCGCCGCCCTGGCGTACCTGATGCGGCCGGCGGGCTGGCGTGAGCTGGTCGACGCCGCCGGTGCGGCGGTCCGGGCCGAGGCCGACCGGGCCGCCGTCGCCGAGCTGATCCGCGATGCCGAGGCCCGCGCCAACCGAGCCGAACACGACCGCACCGTCGCCCGGGTCGAGGTGGAGAAGCTCCGCGACGAGCTGGCCCGGGTACGGGAGGAACTGGGCCAGCTCCGCGAGGAGTCCCGGCAGCTGTCCCGCACGCTGCGTGAGGCACAGGCGCAGCAGCGGCGGGCCAACGAGCTGCTCGCCACCGAACGCGGCCGGGCCGCGCGGGCCGCCGCCGACCACGACGCCGAGCTGCGGCGGCTGCGCGCCAAGCTCGCCGACGCGGAGCTGACCGCCGGGACCGCCCGGCAGTCGGCGAAGGAGGCCCGGGCGGTCGACGACGCCCGGCTGTGGCTGTTGCTGGAGACGATCGGGCAGGCGGCCCAGGGGCTGCGGCGGGAGCTCGCCCTGGACCCGGCCGACCGGTTGCCGGCCGACTACGTCGCCGACGCGTTCACCGACCGACCGGCGGCGGCGACGTCGACCCGGGCCCGCGACACCGACGACCCGGCCCGGCTGGACGACCTGCTCGCCCTACCCCGGGCGCACCTCGTCGTCGACGGCTACAACGTGACCAAGCGGGGCTTCGGCGAGATGCCGTTGGAGCAGCAACGCAAGAGGTTGATCACCGGGCTCGGTGGGATCGCCGCGCAGACCGGGGACGAGGTGACAGTGGTCTTCGACGGCGCTGAGCGGATGCACGGGTTGCCGCCGGCTCCACGTGGCGTGCGGGTGCTGTTCTCCCGAAAAGGGGAGACGGCCGACGAACTCATCCGCCGGCTGGTCCGGGCCGAGCCGTCCGGCCGGGTGATCGTGGTGGTCTCCTCCGACCGGGAGGTGGCCGACGGGGTCCGGCGGCACGGCGCGTACCCGATGGGCGCCGACTCGCTGCTGCGTCGACTGGCTCGTTCCTGA